One Deltaproteobacteria bacterium genomic region harbors:
- a CDS encoding protein kinase family protein, whose product MTRSLTKAEAEKFADVRGAAEQARWFVTNQYVGGGGGADVLLAMRASDLDALHSAYAAVPTTWGESLAQVIAERFVSGRDVLAAIKIPRLRSPRIKAEIQAMEECPHLHLVRLLASDKSDVPAWFVMEYFPRGTLEQHRSSYHGKPVEVLRHLRGMVEAVALLNKKGYFHRDIKPNNMFLADDGRWVLGDLGIVLDADDTEHTPESQQLWSRDWIPDWCVGFPENYDAAAEVHMLAKSALYLISGKKPRASHVDAVNLVEMFPKAQGARDVQELLREEIKTRREQTASNSADEFLDKIDRLLRRVSFPTRPSPLFQYLQGPMPGIAGSEPQTDLSRISMYIPGPTTRLFGSFKFKADNKQETGTFRYRLHSWTESALGKPLAESDPLRVENPPREGAWSMEISMRVSTE is encoded by the coding sequence ATGACGCGGTCTCTGACGAAAGCGGAAGCGGAGAAGTTCGCAGACGTTCGTGGTGCTGCCGAGCAGGCTCGCTGGTTCGTAACGAACCAGTACGTTGGAGGAGGTGGTGGTGCCGACGTGCTGCTCGCCATGCGCGCATCTGATCTCGATGCGCTTCACAGCGCGTACGCGGCTGTTCCGACAACTTGGGGTGAATCGCTCGCGCAGGTTATCGCGGAGCGCTTTGTATCAGGCCGCGACGTGCTCGCCGCGATCAAGATCCCACGGCTGAGGAGCCCGAGGATCAAGGCCGAGATCCAGGCGATGGAGGAGTGCCCGCACCTCCATTTGGTTCGGCTTCTCGCGAGCGACAAGAGTGACGTGCCGGCATGGTTCGTAATGGAGTACTTTCCGAGAGGAACGCTCGAACAGCACCGGTCGAGCTACCACGGCAAACCTGTCGAGGTCCTCCGGCACCTGCGCGGAATGGTGGAGGCGGTGGCTCTGCTGAACAAGAAGGGCTACTTCCACCGCGATATCAAGCCGAACAATATGTTCCTCGCTGACGATGGAAGGTGGGTGCTCGGTGACCTCGGGATCGTGCTCGATGCCGACGACACAGAGCACACGCCCGAGAGCCAGCAACTTTGGAGTCGAGACTGGATTCCCGATTGGTGCGTAGGGTTCCCGGAGAACTATGATGCCGCAGCCGAGGTCCACATGCTCGCCAAGAGCGCCCTATACCTGATCTCGGGGAAGAAGCCACGCGCGTCACATGTGGACGCCGTGAACTTGGTCGAGATGTTCCCGAAGGCCCAGGGTGCGAGAGACGTGCAGGAACTCCTGCGCGAAGAGATCAAGACGCGCCGAGAGCAGACGGCCAGCAACAGCGCGGACGAGTTCTTGGACAAGATAGATCGGCTCCTCCGTCGGGTATCGTTCCCAACTCGCCCTTCACCGTTGTTTCAGTATCTGCAAGGTCCGATGCCTGGGATCGCAGGTAGCGAGCCGCAGACCGATCTCAGCCGCATCTCCATGTACATTCCCGGTCCCACGACAAGGCTGTTTGGCAGCTTCAAGTTCAAGGCCGACAATAAGCAAGAGACAGGCACATTCCGCTACCGCCTTCACTCGTGGACCGAATCGGCTCTCGGGAAACCGCTGGCGGAGAGCGATCCATTGCGCGTCGAGAATCCGCCAAGAGAAGGCGCGTGGTCGATGGAGATTTCGATGCGTGTCAGCACCGAG